TTCATGTGCTACAATTCTCTTGGAACTTGctgtacataatttttttttttttttcaccagctatacatttgaataattaaatataaattgctcTACAGGAACCTCAACCTCCGCCAAACTGGAAGGGCGTATTCAGAGCTACTGAAGAAATATATCAGTGTCCACAAAACACTCCTATCGGAGTCGTTGGTAGCGAAGACTGTTTGAAAATTAACGTGTACGTACCGGTTACTGCTCAAAGACCACTTCCAGTAATGGTTTATATTCAGGGTGGTGCTTTTATATTAGGAAGTGGAGGCAAAATGATCTACGCCCCAGATTTTATCGTACAAAGAGATGTAGTCATCGTCACATTTAATTACAGACTGGGAGTCTTAGGTTTTCTATGTTTAGGCATTAAAGAAGCCCCAGGCAATGCTGGTTTGAAAGACCAAGTGGCCGCTTTGAGATgggtgaagaaaaatattgctgCGTTCGGTGGTGATCCTGATAATGTTACTATTTTCGGGCACAGTGCTGGAGGTACCTCAGTAGCTTTGTTAGTGGCTAGTGATGTTACTCATGGATTGTTCAACAAAGCTATCATTCAAAGTGGATCTGCTCTTACTAACTGGGCAATAAAACGAGATCCAGTAGCAGTAGCTAGTAGGACAGCAAAATTACTTGGTTATGACGTTAAAGATCCGAAAGAGCtgtatgatttattttctaaattgcCTTATGAGAAACTAGTTAGTGCAACGGCTAAAATACCTATTGGACAGCAGATAACTACACAAGTATTACACTTACCGTGTATAGAAGAAGATTTTGGGAAGGAGAGATTTTTAAACGACCTCCCGTATAATCTGGTAACTAAAAATTCAAAGAATATAACTCTGATGTACGGATCAATGGATAAAGAAGGACTATTCTTTGTGTCAGAGGAAACAGATGAAAGTTTAAAACAACATAATCATAAAAACCTATTCGCTGATGATTTAGAATTCAAATCTAAAGAAGAGGAACAGAAAATGAATGaagtattaaaacaatattattttggaaatgaAGAAGTCAGTAGAAAAATGTTAATGAATTTATCTGATTTGTACACAGACTTGCATTTTGAAATGCCTATGTTAATAGAAGCAGAAATAATGACTCAAAAGATGGAAGCtcctgtttttatttatcatttcaaGTACGCTGGAGGTCGTAATATGGTGAAGCAAAAATCTGGTTTTGTTGATGAACCGGGAGCGTGCCATGgtgatgatattttgtacatGTTTAAAGGAAAGTTATGGCCTTATAGGATCAAGGAAGCTGACCAAAGAATGATTGATTGGATGACGGATATGATTACTAACTTTGCTAAGTATGGGTACGTACTTaatcaacataattatttacatacacacctacacaatatcacgccttttctccATAGAACCACAATAAGAAAACAGACAgaacagagaccaaagaacgccatttgaaacgatccttaaaaacttcccttgcctcttTCACATCTTGTCATtcatacatgtttttttttaataatttgatgtCTCAAGTTATAAATAGTTTCATATAACTTAAATCTCGTTAAGTCGGTAGTTATGCTTGAATTAAATTTCCGGGCAAGTGAAATATTTGCacggaaataaataatttaagtaataacGTGTCTATTATGAACAGGAAATTGTTTTTCTCATTCTTTAATTCACATCGAGAGCCATTTAATAGTAGTATGCACTATTCTTACAGCATTTCTGCTTATTTATCAGTCTGTTacacaaatacatttacaaGTCTAGTTACAAATTGAGTGGTCCAGAGTTCCGAGCTCAAATTACCTAGGGGAAGTTCAATTTAGCCTCAAACAGCCGGCTGTTTGTCAAATTCCAAGAAATTGTATAGATTGTAGGTAGCAAAGCTTCAAGTCTAAACTAATAACTTTGAAGGCTATGTACCGAATACTCCTAAGTGCCTGATACTAACTTTGTGGTTATATACAAGATAATATGGTATCCGTTCATATTTAGTAATAGGTGTTACACTATACATCAGTTACTTTTTGAGAGCAACGTCTCATCATGTtatgttgacaaaaaaaaaatacatgtacgtgctcggtaaatggcaataggctcgccgaTTGAAACGACTAACAGTCTTACGGGAGAAATGTGGGTGTCTTACTCCTCTGCTTTCACCTTCGGTTGTATCACACTTGATATTGTGTGTTTAAGCTACCAATTGTGAACATCGTCTTTGAAAATCATCATTAGCTCATGCTCTTGGTTGTTGGACTATAACTACATTATAAATTACAGAAACCCAACACCAGATACAGCGAAGAACTTACCAGTGAAATGGCAAAAATGCGACAAAGAAAAACTAAAGTTCTTATATGTCGACAATGAACTCAAAATGGGACCAATCCCGAATCCTGAAGCATTCCGAATTTGGAAAAACCTTTATAATAAGTATCGTAGATTATGAACaaatgtgatattattatttagtagtactatttgattattataattttattatattttgtaaggtGATGGGCACAATTAATATTTGAACTGAATACTCGTTATGGTGTAAAACATTCCATTTTCAATTGAAGTGTTGGAGATATTTGGTAATTAAATGATTCATTAGTaggttgatttttttatttgtaatttttagaGAGCATTAAATCATAACGAAATCGATATCGTATGACGGCAACGTGTCTGccatttttagtattttattttctgccactttcaatataattaaataattataacccATCATTGTCATACTACCGGAcagggtttcctcccgtaaaAAGGGAGGagggctttgagtccaccacgctggccaagtgctagttaatagtatagatttaacctTCTGGTTAGTTGACGTCATGTAATATTATGTCCATTAAGAAATTAGCTACATGGCAACAATGTGAATTTGCTATACCGACTTATTCACATATTAGCAAAAGAAGACTAAAAACCAAACCTAACAAATAAGAACAAAAGACACTCATCTAAAACGCTATATTtatctgataaaataaaatacttcgaTGATTTATACGCAAAACATTCCGTAGTAAAAACTTCTAGACGAACCCTtcaaaaaacaaacagtattttCGCAGAAACATTTGCAAAATATATTCCCCACTATCACAATAGCTGGTTATTGTATCAATTCCTATTCATATCTCCTCTTCTAGCGCAGTAATTCAAGAACACAATCTTGAGCACATATGTGTAAAACAATAGCAATTCTTATTCTAGAAAGAACGCAGCCAGAATATTCACAGGCTCCATGTTCAAATTGTGCCAAAACTTgagtttaaatttttataaaatatgatttattgtaCACACGGGTGTAAAAATGGTGGTTGGTGGGAGTTAAAAGCGATTGCGGTTAAGGAATcactataaacataataattaaattggtggacaagtaaaatgtttattttcttaacaacgcaattgttaaagttttattcatATGTCTTTAAATATAACCTATTGACTAATCTTGTGCATAAAAAATcactatacttataataaaatgttacgtAAGACAGTTCATTGAAAagttttgacaaattatttcGAAATCAGTCATTCCTTGTCGTGATTGTAGTAGCCTCACTTCTTCTTACTTTCAACTACTTAACATACATTGACACAAACGGCTCTGTATAAGAATACACAAAACGCAAACATTTTACACCTATTTTCATATACACAAATACGCCTAAAACCAACGCTACAAATTGTTCTCAGCGATGATAACCGCTAAAGGTTATCCATTGCGCCTTATAATACAGTCAGATCGGAGTTCCCAACTACAATGTCTGTTATGAATATTATACAAGGGTACTGCGTCTGCGCCACTTTTGTTTCGTATCTCAGTAATGTACTTCAATAGTTAAGACTTGTGCAAAACTTTCCTGTACACGAATTATGTTAAAATCATTGCTTATCTTTGGCAATGGGATTCTGTTTGAATATGAagtgttgtttaaaatatggatgTTTGATTGATATTGAGcgttttgaattatttgtgtttgtataaTAGGCTTcatatacattaatatttttttactggctACAAGGTATTCAGTACAGCTCTACTTACGTAGCTTTGAAACGTGTAGTGTgtatttataagaattttaagacttttttactttatatgtCAGATACGCGAAAAGAGAAGAAGGTCAtgtaaaagatttaaaaaacaaacaaaaatcattaaaGCCAGTACGATAAATTTTGTCTGTTTTCATAAAACAGTTGTGCGTTAATTACTAAATAGAATCGTACTATAtctttttttaatctatttaacCTTGCCATAACGCTTTAAgtacatttattcattttataaaatatataattctctTAAAAACAGTCCACAGATtcaagaaatatgttttaactATTCCAATCTAGTTCTCATTTTTGTCTTTTCACAActcagtaataataattatatcagtCCATCGCTATCACTTGCAGCGTTTATCGACCCGTAGGGTGCAAAACCCTTTATCAACCATAAAGTAACCACACTCCAATTAAACTCCAATTACTTGCTTCTATTTTAATTTGCCACCAAAAAAATAGGTCCCAGAAGCGCGAGTCGAATTTTAACAAGACGTTACCCCGCTATCTCGATGTTTTCATTACTCCACCCTGTAGGTACaattgcaaaattttataagtatttaagcaataaaattaaatttacgaCGCTCCTTAACAACGGCAGTGCGCTTAAAAAGATAACCCCGGGACGAGTAAAGGCGTTATTTATCGCAACTTTGGACTTTCTATTCATAATGTTGcggtttaatatttatatttttgggggctcttattaaaattttatttgttgtaacttttttaattagtacGCTGAACGTTGGTCAAGTGTCTTCGAGTTTGATAAAGGATTGAAGGTAATaacagtgttattttttttccgGTATCCATACGTATCACgaatctcagttgataactagtgtACTTCAAAATATTGATCACTATATGACAACTAGTATCTAAGTAAACATACAGTAAATTGCCTCTTTGAAGTAACgcgttaatcactataatttaaggaaaaaatggCGTCTATCAAAAGTTTGACTTCTAAAATTTAAAGCTAACCGGTTGAAGATAGTTGATAGTAATAGagcatagtggcttttaaatagttgtcaactgagacgTGATAACCACCCAGatagaaaaataccaataaatgtattgatattattttgtcttGTTACCGCCTCTACTCCGGTTAAATCACTGGTTATGTTGGGGCTACCCACGactttgaaataaacttatCAGAAAACTCtttgcaataaatttattttcgtaaCAAAAGAAGGTGAATAATAACAGACGAAATAAGGTTTAAACTTCACATAAATGATTCGATACAAAATCCTACAAGAACCTAATTAAATCTTCCCACGGATGTCTGTGAGTCAGTCgtacttattttatacaaaatacaagTCCATATTAAAATCCTTTTACTCGTAACATTCGGCCAAAGCAGATGCTACGTCAATAAGCTGGAATCGAATCATAAATATTGCCGAATATGATTACCCGAGATCTCGATAtctcggtatcagtatccgatGTTTGTGCGAAAATTACTCGATTATTAAAGGATCTGCAACGGATTTTCGCATATCGAATGGAAATAATAGCGAAACTCCCACCAAAGGTATCTTGCATGTAAAATAATCCGGCGCTGCATTTGCCATTCATTGCGCTTTAGATAAAACACgcagacatttttatttttccatgTAAAATGTCCATTTCAACACGTTGTTTTGCCAAACTAAAGTAAGTTTTGTGCACAAGCCTATAAGTTTCAAATTGGTTGACCGTTTGACATGAAAAAGATTGCAAGACAATTTCTCGATTTTGAAAAAAGGGCGGGCAGACGTgcttctttttatatttatggagTTATgcgattttgttattttatgagtGCTTTTACACGACTTATGGGATTGGCTACTCGCTGGAGTACATTTTACGATATTGATTTTATGCAAATATGTTACAGTGGGCAAAAAGAGTAAAGAATATTATCGTTTGTAGATGTAAAATATTGAGCAAACATCGCTAACATAACATCGCTCTGCGGAAATttctactatttattttacggatatttacaataatttgctATTGATATTGCCTACTATTGCCGAAGCAGTAAAACACTGTTATAACAGCAACCACTACAGTATCTATTATcaagtatatatttatacacGCAAGAAAACGTAATCATACATTTGCTCGACGTTTTGCCACAAGTTACATTACAATCTTAAGCTTCCGACTGATCATGCGATTAATCTTTCATCAGACCCTTACGACAAAAAGTCGCAAGTTCgtataaaaatcaaaatgaataacaaaaagCGTTTGTAGCGCGCGCCGGCCGTAGAGCCACAGACGATAGCCAACAAACAATCACACCTTATCATTGCCTCGCTCAATCTACCACATCTTTTCCTATTGTACgggaaatttaaaaatgttcgcCAACATTTCGGTGCTTTTTCAATGGTTTCTAATTAGATTTTGGTTGAATAAATACTGTATTGAGAGTCGCCGTGTCGTTGAACTTGGTTGACTTGGTTTGTAAATAGATAATGAAAAATAGTAGAAGgcaattcaaataaaaaatatttttcacgttCAAATAATATGAACATTTGGCCAATTTGtagaaaaaagaaacataaaacgGGAGAAACTATACGCTATCGTTACGATACTCAAGTAAACTAATGACGTAGAGTAATAAAATGATTCCCTTATAGGACACCTAGAACGAAGCTTTATTACCATCATATTGCTATGATGCTAAATTTGCTACTCACTATAATATTACTCATTGTAAccaaataatcaaataaacattCCACAACTACAGAAAACCCAAGCCAATTTCTAAAACAACACGCAACAAACAAAactaacg
The genomic region above belongs to Anticarsia gemmatalis isolate Benzon Research Colony breed Stoneville strain chromosome 5, ilAntGemm2 primary, whole genome shotgun sequence and contains:
- the LOC142973221 gene encoding esterase FE4-like isoform X2, whose product is MKSKKQLVLFTLFAMNLVDQPAPEVTIEQGTLSGKISGDGSFFEYLGIPYATTNSDTRFQEPQPPPNWKGVFRATEEIYQCPQNTPIGVVGSEDCLKINVYVPVTAQRPLPVMVYIQGGAFILGSGGKMIYAPDFIVQRDVVIVTFNYRLGVLGFLCLGIKEAPGNAGLKDQVAALRWVKKNIAAFGGDPDNVTIFGHSAGGTSVALLVASDVTHGLFNKAIIQSGSALTNWAIKRDPVAVASRTAKLLGYDVKDPKELYDLFSKLPYEKLVSATAKIPIGQQITTQVLHLPCIEEDFGKERFLNDLPYNLVTKNSKNITLMYGSMDKEGLFFVSEETDESLKQHNHKNLFADDLEFKSKEEEQKMNEVLKQYYFGNEEVSRKMLMNLSDLYTDLHFEMPMLIEAEIMTQKMEAPVFIYHFKYAGGRNMVKQKSGFVDEPGACHGDDILYMFKGKLWPYRIKEADQRMIDWMTDMITNFAKYGNPTPDTAKNLPVKWQKCDKEKLKFLYVDNELKMGPIPNPEAFRIWKNLYNKYRRL
- the LOC142973221 gene encoding esterase FE4-like isoform X1; the protein is MKYGKRIVLFTLFAMNLVDQPAPEVKIEQGILSGKISVDGSFFEYLGIPYATTNSSLRFKEPQPPPNWKGVFRATEEIYQCPQNTPIGVVGSEDCLKINVYVPVTAQRPLPVMVYIQGGAFILGSGGKMIYAPDFIVQRDVVIVTFNYRLGVLGFLCLGIKEAPGNAGLKDQVAALRWVKKNIAAFGGDPDNVTIFGHSAGGTSVALLVASDVTHGLFNKAIIQSGSALTNWAIKRDPVAVASRTAKLLGYDVKDPKELYDLFSKLPYEKLVSATAKIPIGQQITTQVLHLPCIEEDFGKERFLNDLPYNLVTKNSKNITLMYGSMDKEGLFFVSEETDESLKQHNHKNLFADDLEFKSKEEEQKMNEVLKQYYFGNEEVSRKMLMNLSDLYTDLHFEMPMLIEAEIMTQKMEAPVFIYHFKYAGGRNMVKQKSGFVDEPGACHGDDILYMFKGKLWPYRIKEADQRMIDWMTDMITNFAKYGNPTPDTAKNLPVKWQKCDKEKLKFLYVDNELKMGPIPNPEAFRIWKNLYNKYRRL